The nucleotide sequence TCATCGAAGTGCAAGTATTGATTTAGTTTGGCAATATTCCAGTCCTTTGGCTGATCACGCTGTCGCTGATAGGCTGATAATATCGTCTTTAGTGCATTCTTCCGAACTTCGTTGAAGTGCATCTCAGCGAAGCAAGCCATTGTATATGACACATTTTCCCCTTTCAGAATCGTGAAGAAGCGAGAGAAGGCATTTTCAGCGACGTTCAATACCGAAAATGGTTGTAACGGGCCACGTGGGCTCCAGATATTTTGTAGACATTCAACTAAGCCAACGGCAATCTTAATTTGCTCCGACTCTCCCCAGAATTTCCACCCCCAGTTTTGTACCGTCTCCAGAATCCCAGGATTGCTGCTATTAAGCAGTACATAGTATGCTCTAAATTCGGCTTCATTTTCGCAAGGTATATTTTGCAAATTGCAATCCTCATAAGCATGTATCAGCGAAAGGAGAGACTTGCTAAGTTGTTCAACCTCCTGTTGCTCCACAAAGTTCTCCGGTGCAACGTCAGGCTTCGACATCTGATGTAGCGCAGTGACATGGAACCGGGTGATCTTTTCCAGACAGTAAACTTGATCAGCCAACTCTGGTGGGCTCATTGACGATTGAAATACGAAATCCCGACGTATTGCACGTGTTCGATCCCACAAGAATTCATGCTGAGCTGCCAGATTATTATCCTCCCCTAAAACTACGTCGATAAGATAATCAAGTGTTCGTCTGAGTGCAGCAGGTGAACGGACATCTTGAGGAAGTGGTGCATCTTCTCCTGCGGCAGATCTGGCCAACTTTTTAATCATCATTTGAGGCGAAGGACGTGTGGTTCCGTCGGGCGCTTGCTCCCTTTCGGCACGCTGAACGTCATCTTCGATAATTCTTCGtatgatttcttcttctggacACATTTGGTCGCATGTTCCTTTAAAATCTATAGCTTCACTAAGTTTCTTTGGTTTGAGAGGATCGTCGATGAAACCGCCTTTGATGAGGGATGCGCGGACGCGTGCTCGATACTTTTTGAGATCATCTAAATAGTTCTTTACAGCCACCTTCTCGCGAGGGTCCCCTGGATTTTTCGCATTGCATCGCGGAGAaattatcttttctttttgtaaaaGGGCGTTAATCTTGGTGGCTAGTTCACTACTTGAAGCAAACGAGGCCATGTCCGAAGGCGTGGATGAGGTGTTTTCGAAGCTCGGCTTCGACTGGTTGGATGCTTTGTTCTTTTTATCTGTAAAGCCATTATTTGCTTGGACGGGCTTTTTCAAGGCATTTTGTGGGGCAGGTTTCTCGAGCTTCTTCTCGAATGAGACTTGTATTGAGGGTGCGCCTCTTGTTCCTTTCAGAATACCCggattttgagaattgacCAGGGAAGACAAAGGAGTTGTAGAACCGCTCGATGGGGTGCCAAAGTTTGATGAAGGGGGTGCGGTGCCAAAAGCATTTGGAGAAGCAAATGGGTTTACAGCTGTAGGCTGAGCTGCACTTGCTGATCCGAATACATTGGTGTTGGGAGAAATGGAGCTGGATGAGGGAGCAAATGGCGAGGACGAACTGCTGTTAGGTATGGTAGGTGCCCCGAAGACATTTGTTGaggtatttgtatttgtagtAAATGAGAAAGGGTTGGAGAGCGTGGCGGTCCCCGATCCAAAAGAATTGTTCATATCTGAAGGTGTTGCGTTGGCAGGAGAGCCAGTTTGTTCCTCAGTTGGTGGAGTCGCGAACCGGACCTGTTTATTACCATGTAGCCCTCCGCGCGATGAACCTCTTCCTCTGGTATTGGTCGCAGTCCCGTTTTGGCCCCTCTGTTCGCGCTTCGCAGCATTCTCGAGTCGCGCTTTTTCGAATGGATCTGCCGTTGTCGTCGCACTTGAAGGTGGTGTAGCTAAATGATCGAATCTGCATGAGTTTCTTCCATGATAACAATAATGTGGACGCTTTGGTTGATGAATCTTTAATTTCTAGCATGGGACTTCCCgtgatatatattgatattgtcgGCCAATGCTTGAGATCTGATGGGTGTCATGAAAGTGGGATGGGGCTTACCAAAAGAGTTGTTTGAAGCTCCTCGACCCGTCTGTCCGCGACCTCTTGATCCTCGTGAACTTTTGGAATTTCCTCGTGCGCCTCTGGCGTTACTGCTACTGAGCAGCATGGTTCGTGATATGGATCATGGAGAGACGGGAGAGGACGCGGAGAGGAGTGATGAGATTTGTGTTTGTATTTACTCCTAgtaaattcaatttgaattttcgaatttcctTTTCACCTCTCAATTGACCGTATTGAATTGTAACTATCGCAAGCTCAAAGATCTATAATCCAAAGAACAAGGTTATCTACACGCTAAACTTCATACGGCAGTGTCATGAATTCTGCCATTCGAGAGCCACCGCCACgggtatttttttttttccttttgcaGTACGAAATTGGATTTCAACAATACCACAAAGGCTGAGTAATGCATTTTCAGAGATCGGAAATGGATTCGAACAGTATTCCAATGCCATAAATGTGATCAGTTTTTAAAAACCAGTGCTGGTAACTATACAAAGGTACACACACGTATAGTTTGTGGAaagatgtagatatatatttctattctatGATAGCCTGATAAGTCCTAGATGAAGCCCCCAATATACGCCATGATACCGCTTTTATTCTTAGATGTCATAACCTTGGGGAATTCCTAATTTTTCAAAGCCTTTACCTGAACTCCCTGCACCATGTGAACCAGGTACCAACCCACAACTCCTTGTTTTTAGATGCCCTCACCATTACGCCCTTTGAGTGCGACTGGCGCGACTGGCGCGACTACCGAAGCTAGTGAAGCGTGCTGGACCAAGACCCATTCTAACCTCATCCAATTGCTCCATACCGGTTTGGtatttcatcttcttgacGTTCTTCTTACCACTCATGGAATGAGTGCCCAGGAAATCATCCAGAATGCCATCGAAGTCTTGACGAACATCACCATCTACAGTGGAAACGGAAGATGAAGCCATCGAGACGGACGCCATATCATCGAAATCCTCGTTATATTGTTCCTCAATTTTCTCAAATCGTTGATCAAGTGTAGTAAGACCTTCGGTTCTGAATAGTGAAGATGATGTCATGGAGTACGCGGAAGGATTAGTTAAAGcaccctttctcttcttgcgTCTGCCGCCATTTGTTGTGGTGGTGAATATAGATGACTGTAAATCTGCTTGTGAAGGCGTAGCTTGGGCCTTACTGGACTTTTGATCCTTCTTGAATTTACTGAAGTTTGCCATCCAGTCCCCGTCGCCGTGATCCTCTCGTTCATCATCGTCGATATCTTGAGTTGTAGCAGGCGCGTCCTTATATTCTTGCGTAGGCTTTGCAGTGGCGTCCgattcccatccatcttcatcatcccaagtttcatcaaattcatattcatctaATTCCTCACCATCCTCAGCCAATTTTCCGAAaatttcatcgtcatcgtctaCGTAAGCCTCGTCTTCTAAAGCCTCCAAAACTTCCCTCAATCTTGGATCCATATCGGGTTGGAAGCCAGCTAAAGCATCAGGGACATTTTGTTGTGCTTGGTAGGTAACCTTGCGAAGGTTCTTGGATGGTAAgatctcatcatcaagaacGGCTCCAGCTTTGTCTTCCAAACTTGCATTCTTGAGCGCCTCTTCCAAAGATTGCTTTCCCTTGCCCTTGTTCTTATTCTTTGGACCAGTAGCTTCGACAAAAGTTGATTCACCACCTCCACGACCCAAGTCGCGCATATGTTGCATGTAATCATATTCGGTATCATCGTAGTATACACCATAGTTTGCGGCTTCACCTTCGTTGTCTCTGACATGCGCAATACCGGAACCAAGCTCTGCGGTTAAATCATCGAGTTTCTTGACTTTATTCGGATTGGGTGCACTGGTGGGGTTTAAGACCATGGACGA is from Botrytis cinerea B05.10 chromosome 16, complete sequence and encodes:
- the Bcltv1 gene encoding Bcltv1, which codes for MARGKWIDKKNATHFQLVHRPQNDPLIHDESASSMVLNPTSAPNPNKVKKLDDLTAELGSGIAHVRDNEGEAANYGVYYDDTEYDYMQHMRDLGRGGGESTFVEATGPKNKNKGKGKQSLEEALKNASLEDKAGAVLDDEILPSKNLRKVTYQAQQNVPDALAGFQPDMDPRLREVLEALEDEAYVDDDDEIFGKLAEDGEELDEYEFDETWDDEDGWESDATAKPTQEYKDAPATTQDIDDDEREDHGDGDWMANFSKFKKDQKSSKAQATPSQADLQSSIFTTTTNGGRRKKRKGALTNPSAYSMTSSSLFRTEGLTTLDQRFEKIEEQYNEDFDDMASVSMASSSVSTVDGDVRQDFDGILDDFLGTHSMSGKKNVKKMKYQTGMEQLDEVRMGLGPARFTSFGSRASRASRTQRA